Part of the Acidimicrobiales bacterium genome is shown below.
TCCCGGCCGGTCGTGTCGACATGCAACTCGGTCAGGTCCACGCCGTCCATCCTGTCCGCCCCTCTCGCCGCTCTCCGCCGCGCCGGGGCTTTGGTGCCCTTCTAGGTTGCGATCGTGTGACGATTCGGTCGCCGCCATTGCCGGGGCCGCCGATTCGGTGCCGAGAATGGCCCCGGACGTTGCGTCGTGTCGCCGTCACGACGGGTGGGAAAGGGCAGGGGACGGCGTTCGGAAGAGCGGAAGGGATCGGAGCAACTCCGGGTCCGGAGGCGGTGTCGGCGGCAGGCGGGCGTTTCGTGCGTCCATCGGTTCGTCGGTCCCCCCTTCGCGGCCGGCATTGACACCTCGGTAGTGGCGAATGATCGCTCCTTCGCGCGCCCCAACCGCGCGTCCATGGAGCTTTCGGGGGGGATTCGAGCGTGCCCATATACGGTCAGCGGACCGATCAGGCGACGGAGCCCGTCGCCCATCGGAGCTTCGAGCTCCATGCGGAGCGCGCGCCGAAACGGCTCGCGGTCACCTGCGGGGAACGGGCCTTCACCTACGGTCAGTTGAACGAGCGGGCCAACCAGCTCGCCCACTTCCTCGTCGCCAACGGCGTCGGTCCCGGGTCGGTCGTCGGCGTCTGCCTCGACCGCTCCCCCGAGCTCGTCGCCAGCATCCTCGGCATCCTGAAGGCGGGCGCGGCCTACTCCCCGCTCGACACGACGTACCCGGACGAGCGGCTGGCGCTGATGACCGCCCAGCTCGACACGATGGAGTGGGTCGTCGCCTCGACGCGGACCCGGTCCCTCGTCGACCGGGCCGAGGCGCAGGTCCTCGACGTCGACGCCGTGGCGCCCGGCCTGGCGACGTTCCCGACGACCAACCCGCAGCGCCGGGTCACCGGCGACGACCTCTGCTACGTCGTGTTCACGTCCGGGTCGACGGGGCCGCCCAAGGCGACCGCCGTGCGCCACGCCGGCTGGCACAACCTGCTCAGCTGGCTGCGGGCCGACTTCGGCCTCGACGACTGGTCGAGCAACCTCCACATCAGCTCGATGGGCTTCGACATCAGCCAGCGCAGCCTCATGACGCCGCTGTTCACCGGCGCCACGCTCCACCTGCTGCCCAGCCGCAACTTCGACGCCATGCTGGCCAACCGGCTGGTCGCCCGGCTCGGGATCCGGACCCTGCACTGCGCGCCGAGCGCCCTCTACCTGATGATGGAGCGCGAGGCGTCCCACGACACGGGCGCGCTCGACACCGTCCAGTACGTGTTCGTCGGCGGCGAGCCGCTCTCGGCCCGCCGGGTGCGGGACTGGCCGAACCGGCCGGAGCGCCAGGGCAGGCTCGTGAACGTCTACGGCGTGGCCGAGTGCAGCGACGTGTCGACGTTCCACGTGCTCGAGGACTTCGCCGGCTACACCGAGACCGGCGTGCCCATCGGCCGCCCGATCCACAACACCGACATCCACCTCCTCGACGAGGACCTGCAGCCCGTCGCCCACGGCGACGTCGGCGAGATCTGCATCGCCGGGGCGGGGGTCGGCGCCGGCTACCTCAACGCCGAGGCGCTGACCCGCACCCGCTTCGTGCCGGCGCCGGCCGTCGGCGTCGAGCGCCTCTACCGCACGGGCGACCTGGGCCGGCTCCGCCCCGACGGCGCCATCGCCTGCATCGGCCGGGTCGACGACCAGGTGAAGGTGCGCGGGATGCGCATCGACCTCGGCGACGTCGAGACCACCCTGCGCCGCAGCGAGCGCATCCACGACGCCGTCGTCGTCGCCGTCAAGGACGAGCAGGGCGAGACCGACCTGGTCGCCCACGTCATCCTGTCGGCCACCTACGACGGCGAGTCCGACGAGCCGGCCCTGCGGGCCGAGGCCGCCGCCCTGCTCCCCCGGCACATGGTCCCCCGCTCCTTCGTCGTGGTCGACCGCTTCCCGCTCACCCCGAACGGCAAGGTCGACCGCGCCGCCCTGTCCCGCACGCCCGCCACCCGGGCCCCGATCGGCGCCTCCGCGTCGTGACGGCCGCCCGACCGACGACCACCACCTCAGGAATCGAGGACGAGATGACCGACGCTGCCCAGCTGCCCGCACCCACGCCCCACGTCGCCCGCGACGCCGTCGTCGACGACGACATCCGCGACGACATCGCCCGGTTCGAGGCCGACGGCTTCCTGGGGCCGATCAAGCTCTACGAGCCGGACGAGGCGACGGAGATGATCCGCGAGATCCGGGTGCAGAACCAGCGGCGGGAGAACGCGCTCTACCACAACAGCGTCAACTACGACCGCCACTTCGACATCTCGCTGCTGTCCCGCCACGTCTGCCACCCGACCATCGCCCGGTACCTCCAGGGCATCCTCGGGCCCGACGTGCTCCTGTGGCGCACCGAGTTCTTCCCGAAGTTCCCGGGCTCGGAGGGCACGGAGTGGCACCAGGTGCGGGACTACAGCTACGCTAACGGCAACCCGCAGCTGCTGCCCACCGAGACCGAGTGGAACGCGTTCATCGACATCACGGTGTGGACGACGTTCACGCCGGCGACGCTCGAGACCGGCTGCATGCGGTTCATGCGCGGGTCGCACAAGCACTGGTACTTCGACGAGCGCAAGGCGACGGCGAGGGGCCGCACCGGCGAGTACGACGTCAACGAGGTCGACACCCAGTTCTTCGGCTACGAGTTCTCGGACTTCAAGATCGACCCGTCCTGGGTGCCGCCGGACGAGGACGTCGTCAACCTCGTGATGGAGCCGGGCGAGGCCGTGATCTTCACCGCCAACTGCGTCCACGGCTCGCTCCCCAACCGCACCGAGCGCCAGACCCGGTTCGCCATCGCCGGGCGGTACGTGCCGACCCACGTCCGCGTCTACCCGGAGCAGGACTGGTTCACGGCCCACGGCGCCCGCTTCGACCTGAGCAACTACGGGAGCGTGCTGGTCGCCGGCCGCAACGACTACGACCACAACCGGATCAGGACCCACAACAACCTCGGCGAGCCGTTCACCACGAACTTCCCGCGCTGAGCGGCGCGGCCCGCCCCGACGATCGAGAGCGGTGACGGCCGCCGCCCGCCAGCCGGCGCGGCGGCCCCGCTCGGAAAGGACCCCGACATGGTGGCCGACACCATCCGCAGCATCTGGCGCAAGGAGCTCGACCTCGGCGAGTTCTCCGACGACGACGACTTCTTCGACCTGGGCGGCCACTCGCTGGTGATGGCGAGGATCCAGACCCGCATCAGCGAGGAGCTCGGCGTCGAGGTGCCGATGGACGACCTGTTCCGGCACTCGACCGTCGCCGGCATCTCGGGCTACCTCGAGCACGCGGCGGCGAAGTAGCCGGCGCGGCGAGCCGAGGCGGCGACGGGGATGGCGCTGCTGTCGCTCTGCGGAGCGAAGATGACGAGCCCGTCGGGGCTCCGGGCGATCATGCAGGACGTCGCCACGACGATCACCGACCCGCTCGACCGTGAGTGGCTCAACCTGAGCATCGGCAACCCGGCGGCGATCCCCGAGGTGATCGCCATGTGGCGGCGGCTGACGGCCGACGCGCTGGCCTCGAAGTTCGAGGCGGTCAGCTGCCAGTACGGGCCGTCGCGGGGGGCCGAGGCGCTCCTCGACGCCATCGTCCGCTACTTCGACGACCGCTACCGGTGGGGGCTGCTCCCCGACAACGTCGTCGTCGGGCCGGGCAGCCAGATGCTCTGCTTCGTCGCGGCCGCGCTGTACGCGGGGCCGAGCGACGCCGGCCTGCGCCGCATCGTGCTGCCCGTCGTGCCCGACTACACCGGCTACCAGGGCGTGTGCATGCACGCCGGCGGCATCGTCGGCGTCCCGCCGAGGATCGAGACCGACGGCGACCGCGGCTTCCGCTACGTCGTCGACCTCGACGCGCTCGAGCGGGTCGAGGACGTCGGCATGTTCCTGCTGTCGACGCCGAGCAACCCGACGGGCCGGGCGGCCGACCCCGAGGAGCTCGACGCCATCGTCCGCATCGCCGAGGCGAGGGGCGTGCCCGTCGTCGTCGACAACGCCTACGGCGAGCCGTTCCCGCAGGTGGCGGCCACGCCGTCCCCGCCCGTGTGGCACCCCAACGTCATCAACCTGTTCACGATGTCGAAGGCGGGGATGCCGGGCGAGCGGATCGGCTTCGCCGTGGGCGCGGCCGAGTACACGACGGCGATGACGTCGTTCATCGCCAACTCGGCCCTGCACGCGCCCCAGCTCTCCCAGATCGTGCTGGCCAACGCGCTCGCCTCGGGCGACCTGGACCACACGGTCGGGTCCGTCATCACGCCGTACTACGCGAGCAAGCGCCGGACGGCCGAGAAGCTGCTCGCCGAGCGGCTGCCGGAGTGGGTGGACTGGCGGCTGCACACGAGCGACGGCGGCATGTTCTGCTGGCTGTGGTTCGACCACGACTGGTTCGACGACGCCGACTTCTACCGGCGGATGAAGGCCCGCAAGGTGTTCGTCGTCCCCGGCCGGCACTTCTTCGTCGACCCCGCCTCGGTCGGCCCGCACGGCACCCACTGCATCCGCATCAGCCTGAGCTCGGACGAGGCGATCCTCGCCGAGGGCATCGACCGGATGGCCGACGAGCTGGAGGAGCTGGGTCGTGGCGCTGGCCGTTGACACCGTCCGGTCGGGCGGGACGGCGCTGACGGTCGGCTCGACGGCGGTCGACCCGGGCCGGCCGAGCCTGCTGTTCGTCAACGCCGTCGGCATGGAGGCGCCCCTGCTCGACGGGGTGGCCGCGCACGTCGAGGACGCCGGCCTCAACTTCCTCACCTGGGAGCTGCGGGGCAGTCCCGGGCCGGCCGACACCGGCGGTCCCGGCGACTTCTCGGTCGAGGCCCACGCCGCCGACGGGGTCGCCGTGCTCGACGCCTTCGGCGTGGACGACGCGGTCGTCGCCGGCTGGTGCACCGGCGCCACGATCGGGCTGTTCCTGGCGGCCGAGCTCGGCCCCCGGGCGACGGCGTTCGCGTCGATCGACGGCGCCTTCCTCTTCGAGGGCGCGCCCGGCGGGTCGGTCGGGAACTCCGTCTACGCGATGTGCGCGGCGATCGACGCCGACGAGGCGCTCGCCCCCGAGTACCATCACCTGCTCACCCTGCGGGGCGGCGACACGACGATCCCCGGGCTCGACGCCGACCCGGCGCTGATCCGCCGGCTCACCGCGCCCTACCGGACGGGCGACGGCCTGCTGCGGTTCGCGCGCGCCACCCGGGGCGCCTGCGCCTACGACCCCGCCGCCGTGCTCGCCACGCTCGCCTGCCCCACCTGGTTCGCGGCGCGCGTCGACGACACGATGGTCTCCTACCGCAAGAGCGAGACGGCCGCGGGCCTGGCCAGGGACGCCCGCCTGGTCGTCTACCCGTCGGGCGGCCACTGGGCCCTGTTCACCGAGCGACAGGTGCTCGACGACCTCACCGCCTTCGCGACCTCGGTGGTGGGCGCCCGCCGGTGAGCGCGCTCGGCATCCTCAGGCCACCGGCCCGGGCCGCCGGGCACGTCTACCTGGGCAACGTGGCCGCCACCGCCATGCTCAGCGGGATCTTCGTGTTCGGCGCCCGCAGCGTCCGCACGTCGGCGCCCGTCGAGGTCGCCGCCCAGCGCTTCACCCTGGCGACGCTCGTGTTCGGCCTGCTCTTCGTCGCCCGGGTCATCCGCCCGGTGCGCATCCGGCGGGCGTCGACCGGCGTCTACCTGCTGATCGCCTCGTCGGCGGGGGTGTTCCTCTACAACGTCCTGTTCTTCGCCGGGCTCGACCTGTCGCTGGCGTCGAGCGGCGGGTTGATCATCGCCACCATCCCGGTGTGGACGTCGCTGCTCGAGTCGGCCGTCCTCGGCACCCGCCTGACCCTCCGCAAGGTGGTCGGCTCGCTCGTGTCGTTCAGCGGCGTCGCCTACCTGTTCCTCGCCTCGCTCGACTCCTCGGCCGGCCTGCTCGACTCGGACAACCTCGTCGGCGACCTCCTCTTCCTCGCCGCCGCCGTGTGCTGGGCCGTCTACTCGATCGCCATGAAGAAGGTGGTCGCCGAGGTCGAGCCCCGGGTGGCGACGGCCTACTCGGTCGGGATCGGGTCGGTGCTGCTCGTCGTCTGGAGCTTCCTCAGCAACGGCCACTCGCCCCTCAATGGCGAGATGCTCCACATCCCGATCATCTACATGGCGACGTTCGGCACGGTGTTCGCGCTGATGCTGTGGTTCCACAGCATCCAGGAGATCGGGCCGACCCGGACGAGCGTGTTCCTGAACCTCGTACCCGTCTATACCGTCGTGCTGGCCGCGGTGTTCTTGGACGAGTCGCTCGGATTGTCCGTGCTCGTGGCGCTGTGCATCATCATCGCCGGCGTCCTCGTCGTGCAGACCGACCCGGCCCGCGCCTGACGCACTATGACCGGCGAAGGGGCCGGTGTGAACGGCGAGGTAGGGTCGTGACAATGACCAAGATCACCTGTCTGGACGACGTCGACGACTCGCCGGCCAGCGTGGCGACGACCCGGCGGTGCCGCGTCGTGGCCGGGTTCCTCGCCCGCACGGACGGGCGGGAGATCGTCGAGCCGGCCGAGGCCGACCTCGCCACCGTCGTCGCCGCCCTGGCCGACCGGGGCGTGCTGCACTTCCGGCCGACCGGGGAGCCGGGGGTGGTCGCCGTCGACCACGTGCCGTCCGAGGCGGTCGTCCGCACGGCCACGGACGGGCTGAAGGAGTGGCCGTCGTCGGTCGCCAACCGCATGGCCAAGTCGGCGCGGCGGTCGGCCGGCGCGCTGTTCACGTTCCCGGACGAGTTGGGCGACGACGCCATCGAGGTGTTCATCACGGACTGGAGCCCGTGCCCCGGCGCGTGCGCCGTCGCCGTCCACCACGGCCACCCGTACGTCCGCGGGCGGGTGCCGTGGGACGACCGGCCCTCCTGGTTCACCGGCCTCTACGTGCGCCACCCGCTCACCGGCGACCTGCTCCCCGTGTGGGTGGCGGACTGGGTGAAGCCGGACTTCGGCACCGGCGCCGTCCTCGTCAACCCGGCCCACGACGCGGTCGACCTCGAGTTCGGCCGGTCGGTGGGCATGCCCATCCGGTTCGCGCTGATGCCGACGGGCGCGTCGGACAGCCCGGAGTCCTGGCCGGCACCACCGGTCATCAAGCAGGGCACGGCGATCAAGACGGGCCGGTGGGACGGCATGAACGTCGCCGACGCCCGCACCGCCTACCGGGAGACGCTCGGCGAGCGGGGCCTGGCCAAGGACCACACCGACGTCCGCCTCCCCGGCTACCGCATCGGCACGCTCACCATGGACGACGCCGGGCCCTGGCGGTGGACGCCCGAGGACGGCCGGCTGGCGCCCGCGGGCGACGGCGACGGCGGCGGGCGGCGGGCCCGGCTGGAGCCGGCGCCGGTGCTGGCCGCGGCGGCCGCCGTGGTCGGCGGGGCGGAGGTCGTGATGATGGGGGCGACGGCGGTGAAGTCGGCCGCTCCCCTGCTCGTCACCCTGCTGAAGGACGGCGGGGTCGAGCGCATGCCCGCCGTGCAGGTCACCCAGACGGCGGACTACGGCGGGTCGCGCGAGTACGACGACGCGCTGCGCCTCGCCTACCTCGTCGCCGGCGACCCGAACCAGCCGGCGACGGTCAAGGAGGCCCTGCTCGAGCAGACCGAGCGGTTCCTCGCGGGGCTCGGCGAGATGAAGGAGCGGCTGGCGGAGGTGGGCGAGGCGCCCCCCAAGGGCGTCGCCTCGGCGCTCGACCGGGGCGACCCGGTCGCCCTGTTCCGCGAGCTGTACCGGTGGCAGAAGGACACGCTCAAGTCGGGCAAGCCCGTCGAGGAGCGGTCGTACCGGGCAGCGGTCAGCGCGCTGCTCGGCGACACCGGCTTCTGACAAGGAAATCCCTGGCGGCGGGGCGCCCTCCACCCGTGTGGGCGCCCGATCCACGGCGAGTAGGTTGGCGATCATGGCGCGCAGGATCGAGGTCGAGCTCACGAGCGAGCGCGACGACAACACGTGGACCTGGCGCGCCGCCGGCGCCCGCCAGCCGAAGGGCGTCCTCGACGGCTCGATCCTGTACCCGGGGGCGAAGGTCGGCGACGTCGTGCGGGCCGAGGCGGAGTTCGACGTCGACGGGATCACCGTCGTCTCCGTGGTGCCGCCCAAGGAGGACCGCAAGGGGCCCGAGCGGCTGGAGCTGATCTCCTCTGGCCGGGACTTCGAGCCGGTCACCACCACGTTGGCGCCCCGGGGCCGCGGCGACCGCGACCGGCGGCGCGAGCGGCGCGACGGCGACCGCGACGGCCGGCCCGGGCGTCCCGGCGACCGCGACGCCGACCGGCGGCCGCGGGGCGACCGGCCCCACCGCCCGGGCGGCGACCGCCCGGGGGGCGAGCGGGGCCCCGGCGGCGACCGGCGGGAGCGGGGGGATCGCGGTGATCGCGCCGACCGCGGCGACCGAGCCGACCGCGGGGCCAGGCCGGACCGGCCGGGACGGGGCGCGGGTGCGCCGGTCGGCGCCGGCGAGCGTGGTCCGGGTGAGCGGCGGGGCCGCCCGCCGGGTGGCGAGCGCCGCCCCCGGCCGGAGCGCCCGGCGCCCGAGCCGAAGCCCAAGCCCAAGCGCCTGCGGGCCGGCCGCACGCACCGCAACGCCGTGCTGGCCGACCTGCCGCCCGAGCAGCGGCCGGTCGCCGAGCAGCTGCTGAGCGGCGGCATCCCGGCGGTCCGCCAGGCCCTCGAGCGCCAGAACGAGCAGCTGCGGTCGGAGGGCAAGCCGGAGGTCAAGGCCGACGCGCTGCTGGCCATGGCCGAGGAGCTGCACCCGCGGCTTCGGTCGGCCGAGTGGCGGGACCGGGCCGAGGCGGCGCTCGCCGAGGTGGACGAGGTCGACCTGCGGGACCTGCGGTCGGTGGTCGTCGCCGCCGACGACGCGGCCCGGGACGAGGAGAGCCGGGAGCTGGCCTCCCGCCTGCGGGACTCGCTCAACACGAGGGTGGACCGGGAGCACGCCGAGTGGCAGGCCGAGCTGGCCGCCACCCTGGCCGACGGCCGGATCGTGCGGGCGCTGCGCCTGAGCAGCCGGCCGCCCAAGGCCGGTGTGCCGCTCCCCCCCGAGGTCGTCGCCCAGCTCACCGAGCAGGCGAACGCGGCGCTGACCGCCGAGGTCAGCCAGGACCGGTGGGCGGCGGTGCTCGACGCCATCGCCTACTCACCGGTGCGGCGGACGGTCGAGCCCGCCGGCGTGCCGCCCGAGCCGGGCGCCG
Proteins encoded:
- a CDS encoding DMT family transporter yields the protein MSALGILRPPARAAGHVYLGNVAATAMLSGIFVFGARSVRTSAPVEVAAQRFTLATLVFGLLFVARVIRPVRIRRASTGVYLLIASSAGVFLYNVLFFAGLDLSLASSGGLIIATIPVWTSLLESAVLGTRLTLRKVVGSLVSFSGVAYLFLASLDSSAGLLDSDNLVGDLLFLAAAVCWAVYSIAMKKVVAEVEPRVATAYSVGIGSVLLVVWSFLSNGHSPLNGEMLHIPIIYMATFGTVFALMLWFHSIQEIGPTRTSVFLNLVPVYTVVLAAVFLDESLGLSVLVALCIIIAGVLVVQTDPARA
- a CDS encoding acyl carrier protein; this translates as MVADTIRSIWRKELDLGEFSDDDDFFDLGGHSLVMARIQTRISEELGVEVPMDDLFRHSTVAGISGYLEHAAAK
- a CDS encoding amino acid adenylation domain-containing protein, with translation MPIYGQRTDQATEPVAHRSFELHAERAPKRLAVTCGERAFTYGQLNERANQLAHFLVANGVGPGSVVGVCLDRSPELVASILGILKAGAAYSPLDTTYPDERLALMTAQLDTMEWVVASTRTRSLVDRAEAQVLDVDAVAPGLATFPTTNPQRRVTGDDLCYVVFTSGSTGPPKATAVRHAGWHNLLSWLRADFGLDDWSSNLHISSMGFDISQRSLMTPLFTGATLHLLPSRNFDAMLANRLVARLGIRTLHCAPSALYLMMEREASHDTGALDTVQYVFVGGEPLSARRVRDWPNRPERQGRLVNVYGVAECSDVSTFHVLEDFAGYTETGVPIGRPIHNTDIHLLDEDLQPVAHGDVGEICIAGAGVGAGYLNAEALTRTRFVPAPAVGVERLYRTGDLGRLRPDGAIACIGRVDDQVKVRGMRIDLGDVETTLRRSERIHDAVVVAVKDEQGETDLVAHVILSATYDGESDEPALRAEAAALLPRHMVPRSFVVVDRFPLTPNGKVDRAALSRTPATRAPIGASAS
- a CDS encoding valine--pyruvate transaminase; this translates as MALLSLCGAKMTSPSGLRAIMQDVATTITDPLDREWLNLSIGNPAAIPEVIAMWRRLTADALASKFEAVSCQYGPSRGAEALLDAIVRYFDDRYRWGLLPDNVVVGPGSQMLCFVAAALYAGPSDAGLRRIVLPVVPDYTGYQGVCMHAGGIVGVPPRIETDGDRGFRYVVDLDALERVEDVGMFLLSTPSNPTGRAADPEELDAIVRIAEARGVPVVVDNAYGEPFPQVAATPSPPVWHPNVINLFTMSKAGMPGERIGFAVGAAEYTTAMTSFIANSALHAPQLSQIVLANALASGDLDHTVGSVITPYYASKRRTAEKLLAERLPEWVDWRLHTSDGGMFCWLWFDHDWFDDADFYRRMKARKVFVVPGRHFFVDPASVGPHGTHCIRISLSSDEAILAEGIDRMADELEELGRGAGR
- a CDS encoding chlorinating enzyme codes for the protein MTAARPTTTTSGIEDEMTDAAQLPAPTPHVARDAVVDDDIRDDIARFEADGFLGPIKLYEPDEATEMIREIRVQNQRRENALYHNSVNYDRHFDISLLSRHVCHPTIARYLQGILGPDVLLWRTEFFPKFPGSEGTEWHQVRDYSYANGNPQLLPTETEWNAFIDITVWTTFTPATLETGCMRFMRGSHKHWYFDERKATARGRTGEYDVNEVDTQFFGYEFSDFKIDPSWVPPDEDVVNLVMEPGEAVIFTANCVHGSLPNRTERQTRFAIAGRYVPTHVRVYPEQDWFTAHGARFDLSNYGSVLVAGRNDYDHNRIRTHNNLGEPFTTNFPR